In one Campylobacter insulaenigrae NCTC 12927 genomic region, the following are encoded:
- a CDS encoding RloB domain-containing protein, with protein MNKKTKPSIQIWCEGKTEEDYFNSLFKYLNYDNVKIDVKNLKNNNSYKNILYGIEKALYIDKLIIVMDLDRAKHDTNELKNLEKLIKHIKKSQDKYLFLTLDDFEDWLRFHFVDNSKNNKTNFYRNLGYSDNKNFKSSTNDLYSQILNKGVCIENAEKYFCNIAVFCNKQCEIDKIR; from the coding sequence ATGAATAAAAAAACAAAGCCCAGTATACAGATTTGGTGCGAAGGTAAAACAGAAGAAGATTATTTTAATTCCCTTTTTAAATATCTAAATTATGATAATGTTAAAATAGATGTAAAAAATTTAAAAAATAATAATTCGTATAAAAATATTCTTTATGGAATAGAAAAAGCACTTTATATTGATAAGCTTATTATTGTAATGGATCTAGATAGAGCAAAGCACGATACTAATGAGTTGAAAAATTTAGAAAAACTTATAAAACATATAAAAAAATCACAAGACAAGTATTTATTTCTTACTCTTGATGATTTTGAAGATTGGCTTAGATTTCATTTTGTAGATAATAGTAAAAATAACAAAACAAATTTTTATAGAAATTTAGGATATAGCGATAATAAGAATTTTAAATCATCTACTAACGATTTATATTCTCAAATATTAAATAAAGGTGTATGTATAGAAAATGCTGAAAAGTATTTTTGTAATATCGCTGTTTTTTGCAATAAGCAGTGTGAGATTGATAAAATTCGCTAA
- the dnaE gene encoding DNA polymerase III subunit alpha has product MSQFTHLHLHTEYSLLDGANKLKELAKTLKGQGATSVAMTDHGNMFGAIDFYKTMKAEGIKPIIGLEAYLHNHDELNDKSSRQRFHLCLYAKNEIGYKNLMFLSSQSYIHGLYYYPRINKKILEEHCEGLICSSACLQGEINWHLNTKNERNIKFGAKGYEGAKEAAMWYKKVFGDDFYLEIMRHGIDDQKFIDESIIKLSKELDIKIIATNDTHYTFKERAAAHEVFMCIAMGVKLDDPGRLRHEVHEFYVKTPEQMSELFADIPEAIENTQEIANKCNLELKLGDPTPPNFKFTREYAKKYSLNLVEDKEFSFENDDIVFEYLCKKGLEERLQFIDENKHEEYKARLELEINIIKNMKFSGYMLIVHDFIIAAKDKDIPVGPGRGSAAGSLVSYCLKITDLDPIPYNLLFERFLNPERVSMPDIDVDFCQDRRGEVIDYVIDKYGAEKVAQVITFGKLLAKGVIRDVARVCDMSIPDADALAKLIPEELKITLEKAYEQEPKIAEFINSHPKGHQVWDFAKALEGLNRNAGMHAAGVVISNEALWNKAPLFRQSKNDERHLVTQYSKEYLEDVDLIKFDFLGLKTLTVVDSAIKLIKKRYNKDVIWEKIDVNDPKVYKTIQSGNTLGIFQIESSGMQSLNSRLKPERFEDLIAVLALFRPGPLDSGMVDDFIEIKHGRKAATYAFDDLKPILENTYGVIVYQEQVMQIVQKIGGFSLGGADNVRRAMGKKKREILDNLKAEYLEGAKKQGYDEKKADDLFELILKFAEYGFNKSHSAAYALITFQTAYLKTYYPSEFMAALLTSEENNVDKVAKYIEEMKRMNIKLLPPNINKAQREFSATKLEDGSEAIIYGLGAIKSVGIPAIENIIAVRSDNGFSDFNHFVSLIDPSKINKKTIESLIKAGAFDEFKYTRKCLIDNLELISETSKKIAEIKRNSTASLFGEDEIAGDIKVEIRETKNEFELMEKLGYEKEMLGIYVSGHPLDKFASQMQGIEYYKSVDFEELKNEGEILSIGKIEDFKSMMSRGGKRYAKAIILDLYSSFEVIIFEAQVEKIENIFKENQDEVFAFLLRYKNNESDLSFNLNEIYTLEEVKQNEIKSITKRKKIANKNSDKEYTQEPMKFEENIIELDINKLSKDMVYEIYSLANTRHNPKDTNNKKLVLKVLDVGSCLLYHTGFVISNADIKEIVQKCKLKENSVNQ; this is encoded by the coding sequence ATGAGCCAATTTACACATTTACATTTGCATACTGAATACTCTTTACTTGATGGGGCAAATAAGCTTAAAGAATTAGCTAAAACTTTAAAAGGTCAAGGAGCTACAAGTGTTGCTATGACTGACCATGGGAATATGTTTGGTGCTATTGATTTTTATAAAACTATGAAAGCTGAAGGTATTAAACCTATTATAGGGCTTGAAGCTTATTTACATAATCATGATGAACTAAATGATAAAAGCTCAAGACAGCGTTTCCACCTATGTTTGTATGCTAAAAATGAAATTGGTTATAAAAATTTGATGTTTTTGAGTTCTCAAAGTTATATACATGGTTTGTACTATTATCCAAGAATCAATAAAAAAATATTAGAAGAACATTGCGAAGGGTTGATTTGTTCTTCAGCTTGTTTGCAAGGAGAGATTAATTGGCATTTAAATACTAAAAATGAAAGAAATATTAAATTTGGTGCTAAGGGTTATGAAGGTGCTAAAGAAGCTGCTATGTGGTATAAGAAAGTTTTTGGAGATGATTTTTATCTTGAGATTATGCGTCATGGTATAGATGATCAAAAATTTATAGATGAATCTATTATTAAGCTTTCCAAAGAACTTGATATAAAAATTATAGCTACAAATGATACGCATTACACTTTTAAAGAAAGAGCTGCTGCGCACGAAGTTTTTATGTGTATTGCTATGGGAGTTAAGCTAGATGATCCTGGACGTTTAAGACACGAAGTTCATGAATTTTATGTTAAAACTCCTGAGCAAATGAGTGAGCTTTTTGCAGATATTCCTGAAGCTATTGAAAATACTCAAGAAATAGCTAATAAATGTAATTTAGAATTAAAATTAGGAGATCCAACTCCACCAAATTTTAAATTTACAAGAGAATATGCTAAAAAATATAGTTTAAATTTAGTAGAAGATAAAGAATTTAGCTTTGAAAATGATGATATAGTTTTTGAATACCTTTGTAAAAAAGGTTTAGAAGAAAGACTTCAATTTATAGATGAAAACAAGCATGAAGAGTATAAAGCTAGACTTGAATTAGAGATTAATATTATTAAAAATATGAAATTTTCAGGCTATATGCTCATAGTTCATGATTTTATCATCGCAGCTAAAGATAAAGATATACCCGTTGGACCAGGAAGAGGAAGTGCTGCTGGAAGTTTAGTTTCTTATTGTTTAAAAATTACAGATTTAGATCCTATACCTTATAATCTTCTTTTTGAAAGATTTTTAAATCCTGAGCGTGTTTCTATGCCAGATATTGATGTGGATTTTTGTCAAGATAGAAGAGGTGAGGTGATTGATTATGTCATTGATAAATATGGAGCTGAAAAAGTAGCTCAAGTTATCACTTTTGGTAAGCTTTTAGCAAAAGGAGTTATTCGTGATGTAGCAAGAGTTTGTGATATGAGTATTCCTGATGCTGATGCTTTGGCTAAATTAATACCTGAAGAACTTAAGATTACATTAGAAAAAGCCTATGAGCAAGAACCAAAAATAGCTGAATTTATTAATTCTCATCCAAAAGGACATCAAGTATGGGATTTTGCAAAAGCTTTAGAGGGGTTAAATAGAAATGCAGGTATGCATGCAGCTGGAGTGGTAATATCTAATGAGGCTTTGTGGAATAAAGCTCCACTTTTTAGACAAAGTAAAAATGATGAAAGACATCTAGTAACGCAGTATTCTAAAGAATATCTTGAAGATGTGGATTTGATAAAATTTGACTTTTTAGGACTTAAAACATTAACGGTTGTTGATAGTGCCATCAAACTTATAAAAAAAAGATATAACAAAGATGTTATTTGGGAAAAAATTGATGTAAATGATCCTAAAGTATATAAAACAATACAAAGTGGTAATACTTTAGGAATTTTTCAAATAGAATCAAGTGGTATGCAAAGTTTAAATTCTAGACTGAAACCTGAAAGATTTGAAGACTTAATAGCGGTTTTAGCTTTATTTAGACCAGGTCCTTTAGATAGTGGAATGGTAGATGATTTTATAGAAATTAAACACGGCAGAAAAGCTGCTACTTACGCATTTGATGACTTAAAACCTATACTTGAAAACACTTATGGAGTTATAGTTTATCAAGAACAAGTTATGCAAATAGTACAAAAAATCGGGGGTTTTTCTTTAGGTGGAGCTGATAATGTGCGCCGTGCTATGGGTAAGAAAAAAAGAGAAATTTTAGATAATCTTAAAGCAGAGTATTTAGAAGGTGCAAAAAAACAAGGCTATGACGAGAAAAAAGCTGATGATTTGTTTGAACTGATTTTGAAATTTGCTGAATATGGTTTTAATAAATCTCATTCTGCTGCTTATGCGCTTATTACCTTTCAAACAGCATATTTGAAGACTTATTATCCAAGTGAATTTATGGCTGCACTTTTGACAAGTGAGGAAAATAATGTAGATAAGGTTGCAAAATATATTGAAGAAATGAAAAGAATGAATATTAAGCTTTTGCCACCAAATATAAATAAAGCTCAAAGAGAATTTAGCGCTACTAAGCTCGAAGATGGTTCAGAGGCTATTATTTATGGACTTGGAGCTATTAAAAGTGTGGGAATTCCTGCGATTGAAAATATTATAGCTGTGCGTAGTGATAATGGATTTAGTGATTTTAATCATTTCGTGAGTTTGATTGATCCTAGTAAGATTAACAAAAAGACTATTGAAAGTTTAATAAAAGCTGGGGCTTTTGATGAATTTAAATATACTAGAAAATGTTTGATTGATAATCTTGAGCTTATAAGTGAAACGAGTAAAAAAATTGCAGAAATTAAAAGAAATTCTACTGCTTCATTGTTTGGAGAAGATGAAATTGCAGGAGACATTAAAGTAGAAATTCGTGAAACTAAAAATGAATTTGAACTTATGGAAAAACTTGGTTATGAAAAAGAAATGCTTGGAATTTATGTATCTGGTCATCCTTTAGATAAATTTGCTTCACAAATGCAAGGAATTGAATACTATAAGAGTGTTGATTTTGAAGAACTAAAAAATGAGGGTGAAATTTTATCTATAGGAAAAATTGAAGATTTTAAATCTATGATGAGTAGGGGTGGAAAAAGATATGCAAAAGCTATAATTTTAGATCTTTATTCTTCTTTTGAAGTTATCATTTTTGAAGCTCAAGTTGAAAAAATAGAGAATATATTTAAGGAGAATCAAGATGAGGTTTTTGCGTTTTTGCTTAGATATAAAAACAATGAAAGTGATTTAAGTTTCAATTTAAATGAGATTTATACTTTAGAAGAAGTCAAACAAAATGAAATTAAATCCATTACTAAAAGAAAAAAAATTGCTAATAAAAATTCTGATAAAGAATATACTCAAGAACCTATGAAATTTGAGGAAAATATCATAGAACTTGATATAAATAAGCTTAGCAAAGATATGGTGTATGAAATTTATTCTTTAGCTAATACAAGACATAATCCAAAAGATACTAATAACAAAAAACTTGTATTAAAAGTTCTTGATGTAGGAAGTTGCTTGCTTTATCATACAGGTTTTGTAATTTCTAATGCTGATATTAAAGAAATTGTACAAAAGTGCAAATTAAAGGAAAATAGTGTTAATCAATAA
- a CDS encoding agmatine deiminase → MRKSIAEWHEQELLLISLPHKNSDWKSYLEDILKAYEEFIKAVARFQKVLLIAPSKDDFERFQNINNVDFFQCQTNDTWIRDFGAIDVYEDKKILALDFTFNAWGDKFQSSLDNAVNSELFERKLLGKLEKIDFILEGGSVDFNGKGVMLTTSACLLNENRNSKLNKDEIEKKIKDIFGLEKIIWLNYGYIRGDDTDSHIDTLARFINEETIAYCICEDETDEHYKPLKAMENELRKSGYKLVSLPLPKPIYYEGKRLGATYANFVFINNALIVPTYDDKNDQIIIDKLQKICKNHKVIGVDARVFLRQNGSLHCSCQNRFQGLR, encoded by the coding sequence ATGAGAAAGAGTATAGCTGAATGGCATGAGCAAGAACTACTTTTAATTTCCTTACCTCATAAAAATAGTGACTGGAAGTCATATTTAGAAGATATTTTAAAAGCTTATGAAGAATTTATTAAAGCAGTGGCTAGGTTTCAAAAAGTTTTGCTTATTGCTCCTAGTAAAGATGATTTTGAAAGATTTCAAAATATTAATAATGTAGATTTTTTTCAATGTCAAACTAATGATACTTGGATTAGAGATTTTGGTGCCATTGATGTTTATGAAGATAAAAAAATATTAGCGCTTGATTTTACTTTCAATGCTTGGGGGGATAAATTTCAAAGTTCTTTAGATAATGCTGTTAATTCTGAACTTTTTGAAAGGAAATTGCTAGGCAAGTTAGAAAAGATAGATTTTATTTTAGAAGGTGGAAGTGTTGATTTTAATGGCAAAGGAGTGATGCTTACAACTAGCGCTTGTTTGTTAAATGAAAATAGAAATTCTAAATTAAATAAAGATGAAATTGAAAAGAAAATAAAAGATATTTTTGGTTTAGAAAAAATTATATGGTTAAATTATGGATATATAAGAGGTGATGATACAGATTCTCACATAGATACTTTAGCTAGATTTATCAATGAAGAAACAATTGCATATTGTATATGTGAAGATGAAACAGATGAACATTATAAACCATTAAAAGCTATGGAAAATGAGCTTAGGAAAAGTGGCTATAAATTAGTAAGCTTACCTTTACCTAAGCCTATTTATTATGAAGGTAAGCGACTTGGGGCTACTTATGCAAATTTTGTATTTATAAATAATGCTTTAATAGTCCCAACTTATGATGATAAAAATGATCAAATTATTATAGATAAATTGCAAAAAATATGTAAAAATCACAAAGTTATTGGAGTTGATGCAAGAGTATTTTTAAGGCAAAATGGATCTTTGCATTGTTCGTGTCAAAATCGCTTTCAAGGTCTAAGATGA
- a CDS encoding 4-methyl-5(beta-hydroxyethyl)-thiazole monophosphate synthesis protein, translating to MSKKVLAPLAKGFEEAEFIGIVDVLKRAGQMSGNLEVIVASLDDELLVKGANGICIQAEKKLEEIESISLDAIAMAGGFEGMTNLKNNEKIIQIIKDLYTNKKIVAAICASPIVLAKAGVIKGEFSCYPGCEVGIDGTRISKAVVVNENVITSAGPATAILFGLELVKHLCSFEIYEKLYEGMLVPLTK from the coding sequence ATGAGTAAAAAAGTGTTAGCACCTTTAGCTAAAGGTTTTGAAGAAGCTGAATTTATAGGTATAGTAGATGTTTTAAAAAGAGCAGGACAAATGAGTGGGAATTTAGAAGTTATTGTAGCTTCTTTAGATGATGAACTTTTGGTTAAAGGCGCAAATGGAATTTGTATTCAAGCTGAGAAAAAACTAGAAGAAATTGAAAGTATATCTTTAGACGCAATTGCTATGGCAGGTGGTTTTGAAGGTATGACAAATCTTAAAAATAATGAAAAAATTATTCAAATTATTAAAGATCTTTATACAAATAAAAAAATAGTGGCAGCAATTTGTGCTTCACCAATCGTATTGGCAAAAGCAGGAGTAATAAAAGGAGAATTTTCTTGTTATCCTGGTTGCGAAGTTGGCATTGATGGTACTAGAATTTCAAAAGCTGTTGTTGTGAATGAAAATGTAATTACTTCAGCAGGTCCAGCTACGGCTATACTATTTGGATTAGAGCTTGTTAAACACCTTTGTTCATTTGAAATTTACGAAAAACTTTATGAGGGAATGCTTGTACCTTTGACAAAATAA
- a CDS encoding MBL fold metallo-hydrolase, with amino-acid sequence MRILKCPCGPYETNCYIVDFENKQIIVDPGQNALKFIKENVSKPLAILNTHGHYDHVFDNAKVKKAYQIPIYIHKNDEFMLKDPFNYGFEHSNADFLINDESEIKIDNFIFKFHFFPGHTPGCTMIELVGENIMFSGDFLFHRSIGRWDFPYSNADLMKESLLKILTYEKDFELLPGHGEKTTLKEEQQAIPAWLRYFN; translated from the coding sequence ATGCGTATTTTGAAATGTCCTTGTGGTCCTTATGAAACAAATTGTTATATTGTTGATTTTGAAAATAAACAAATTATCGTAGATCCAGGTCAAAATGCTTTGAAATTTATAAAAGAAAATGTTAGCAAACCTCTTGCTATTTTAAACACTCATGGTCATTATGATCATGTTTTTGATAATGCTAAAGTAAAAAAAGCATATCAAATTCCTATTTATATTCATAAAAATGATGAATTTATGTTAAAAGATCCTTTTAATTATGGTTTTGAACATAGTAATGCAGATTTTTTGATTAATGATGAGAGTGAGATTAAAATTGATAATTTTATTTTTAAATTTCATTTCTTTCCAGGACATACTCCAGGTTGCACCATGATAGAATTAGTGGGTGAAAATATAATGTTTAGTGGAGATTTTTTATTTCATAGAAGCATAGGTAGATGGGATTTTCCATATTCTAATGCAGATTTGATGAAAGAAAGTTTGTTAAAAATTTTAACTTATGAGAAAGATTTTGAACTTTTGCCAGGACATGGTGAAAAGACAACCTTAAAAGAAGAACAACAAGCAATACCTGCTTGGCTTAGGTATTTTAATTAA
- a CDS encoding N-carbamoylputrescine amidohydrolase, giving the protein MKVALIQHKFQQNKKNTIEKTCELIKQASMQNAELVCLQELHQTQYFCQSENVDFFDLANEYEKDIEFWSNVARKNNVVLVSSLFEKRSAGLYHNTSVVFEKDGSIAGKYRKMHIPDDPCFYEKFYFTPGDLGFEPIHTSVGKLGVLICWDQWYPEAARIMALKGAQILIYPTAIGWFDKDSEDEKQRQLDAWIGVQRGHAIANGLPVVAINRVGFEKDESGVEEGIRFWGNSFVFGAQGEKLFMANSSDEICQVVEIDMKRCENVRRWWPFLRDRRIDYFNDLSKRFID; this is encoded by the coding sequence ATGAAAGTAGCTTTGATACAACATAAATTTCAACAAAATAAAAAAAATACAATAGAAAAAACTTGTGAGCTTATAAAGCAAGCAAGTATGCAAAACGCTGAACTTGTTTGTTTACAAGAGCTTCATCAAACACAATATTTTTGTCAAAGCGAGAATGTTGATTTTTTTGATTTAGCAAATGAATATGAAAAAGATATTGAATTTTGGTCCAATGTAGCTAGAAAAAATAATGTGGTTTTAGTTAGTTCTTTATTTGAAAAAAGAAGTGCTGGACTTTATCATAATACTAGTGTGGTTTTTGAAAAAGATGGTAGTATTGCTGGTAAGTATCGTAAAATGCATATACCTGATGATCCTTGTTTTTATGAAAAATTTTATTTTACTCCTGGAGATTTAGGTTTTGAACCTATACATACGAGTGTTGGAAAACTTGGGGTTTTGATTTGTTGGGATCAGTGGTATCCTGAAGCTGCTAGAATAATGGCTTTAAAAGGAGCTCAAATTTTAATTTATCCAACAGCTATTGGTTGGTTTGATAAAGATAGTGAGGATGAAAAACAAAGGCAATTAGATGCTTGGATAGGGGTACAAAGAGGTCATGCTATAGCTAATGGTCTTCCAGTGGTAGCAATTAATAGAGTGGGTTTTGAAAAAGATGAAAGTGGAGTAGAAGAAGGTATAAGATTTTGGGGAAATTCCTTTGTTTTTGGAGCTCAAGGAGAAAAACTTTTTATGGCAAATTCAAGTGACGAAATTTGTCAAGTAGTTGAAATAGATATGAAAAGATGTGAAAATGTACGAAGATGGTGGCCATTTTTGCGTGATAGACGTATAGATTATTTTAATGATTTAAGTAAGAGATTTATTGATTAA
- a CDS encoding DUF2920 family protein produces the protein MLINKTYFIDSCDDVELNIKRESKLEFRLTYDDEKEIEAVVCMIAGGAADMNSYLYVDDYCAKQYKVAVINVNYHCIGNRPQLGCDVGLDDIDKLILETNLKAINLNIPYNIYNITSFDEMNEVFLYIDNLLTYLKNESKIQQNYKLPAHVSYKPTKNEYQNFGIMQATDILNALLYINKNPPFKIMGGGMKNILIGDSYGGYLANLCAKITPWNIDVVIDNSSFINFFGDIWRLIGFGKEIDFTRYHGTYDNIIFKNIFLYLSDKTHWTSNKQSPRYFSPARKLIREILNKEHLKTQSLYPKPKYISYHSKIDNRSPYQNKELFYNLLTNMKFDTCLYGIDYKDVDGKFIKNLEHGMGIPMKLLIKKHLPDILKEKVKDKTCKKEISYKSDDLIYTFKEKDDKILLEVNKIS, from the coding sequence GTGTTAATCAATAAAACTTATTTCATAGATTCTTGTGATGATGTAGAACTTAATATAAAAAGAGAAAGTAAGCTTGAATTTAGATTAACTTATGATGATGAAAAAGAAATAGAAGCTGTGGTTTGTATGATAGCTGGAGGTGCGGCGGATATGAATTCTTATCTTTATGTCGATGATTATTGTGCAAAACAATATAAAGTTGCTGTTATTAATGTAAATTATCATTGTATAGGAAATCGTCCTCAACTTGGTTGTGATGTTGGTTTAGATGACATAGATAAATTAATTTTGGAAACAAATTTAAAAGCTATAAATTTAAACATACCTTATAATATTTATAATATTACTTCATTTGATGAGATGAATGAAGTATTTCTTTATATAGATAATCTATTAACTTATTTAAAAAATGAATCAAAAATTCAACAAAATTACAAATTACCGGCGCATGTAAGCTATAAACCTACAAAAAACGAATATCAAAATTTTGGAATCATGCAAGCAACAGATATATTAAATGCTCTTTTATATATTAATAAAAATCCACCTTTTAAGATTATGGGGGGGGGTATGAAGAATATTTTAATTGGAGATTCTTATGGAGGTTATTTAGCAAATTTATGTGCTAAAATAACTCCCTGGAATATTGATGTTGTGATAGATAACTCTTCTTTTATAAACTTTTTTGGAGATATTTGGAGATTAATAGGTTTTGGTAAAGAAATTGATTTTACTAGATATCATGGTACTTATGATAATATAATATTTAAAAATATTTTTTTATATTTAAGTGATAAAACTCATTGGACTTCCAATAAACAATCTCCGAGATATTTTTCACCAGCAAGAAAACTTATAAGAGAAATTTTAAATAAGGAGCATTTAAAAACTCAAAGTTTATATCCTAAACCAAAATATATTTCTTATCATAGTAAAATAGACAATCGTTCACCTTATCAAAATAAAGAATTATTTTATAATTTACTAACAAACATGAAATTTGATACTTGTTTATATGGTATTGATTATAAAGATGTTGATGGAAAATTTATTAAAAATTTAGAACATGGTATGGGTATTCCCATGAAATTACTCATTAAAAAGCATTTACCAGATATCTTAAAAGAAAAAGTTAAAGATAAAACTTGTAAAAAAGAAATTTCTTATAAAAGTGATGATTTAATTTATACTTTTAAAGAAAAAGATGACAAAATACTTTTAGAGGTAAATAAAATCAGCTAA
- a CDS encoding HepT-like ribonuclease domain-containing protein — translation MSSEVRLENIKRLQKIANEIDLIDQQIKDENVLKTLHDENAQRFIFVSLIKISESFKKIKESADDEILSLFDKKDLKRINDTRNFAAHDNEEIRLSAVANVIKYDLFRIKRSINIHIAKLEINEKQEVEIMEKVVRKKGLSLNAKIIIALLVSIVLALSLLLSMVDISQNMKIDNKNVEFILFITGGITLSFLIYFFRGRINSTNIDDISTFTKEKIYILKKA, via the coding sequence ATGTCAAGTGAAGTTAGGTTAGAGAACATAAAAAGATTACAAAAAATTGCAAATGAAATTGATTTAATTGATCAGCAAATCAAAGATGAAAATGTATTAAAAACATTGCACGATGAAAATGCACAAAGATTTATTTTTGTTTCTCTAATTAAAATCAGTGAAAGCTTTAAAAAAATTAAAGAAAGTGCTGATGATGAAATCTTATCTTTATTTGACAAAAAAGATTTAAAAAGAATAAATGATACTAGAAATTTTGCAGCTCACGATAATGAAGAAATTAGATTAAGTGCTGTTGCTAATGTAATTAAGTATGATTTATTTAGAATCAAAAGAAGTATAAATATACATATAGCAAAATTAGAAATAAATGAAAAACAAGAAGTTGAGATTATGGAAAAAGTAGTAAGAAAAAAAGGTTTAAGCTTAAATGCAAAAATAATTATAGCATTGTTAGTTTCTATTGTTTTAGCTTTGTCTTTATTGTTGAGTATGGTAGATATTTCACAAAATATGAAAATAGATAATAAAAATGTTGAATTTATATTATTTATAACTGGCGGTATAACATTATCGTTTTTAATTTATTTTTTTAGAGGGCGTATAAATTCAACGAATATAGATGACATTTCTACTTTTACGAAAGAAAAAATTTATATCTTAAAAAAAGCATGA
- a CDS encoding SelT/SelW/SelH family (seleno)protein, giving the protein MEVKIYFCNLUNYRPQAARVAEEIQNEFKDAQISQIEKSGGHFIVEINGTVIYSKKDLFNCEVDRFPHEGEIVKLIKTM; this is encoded by the coding sequence ATGGAAGTAAAAATTTATTTTTGTAATCTTTGAAATTACAGACCACAAGCTGCAAGGGTTGCAGAAGAAATACAAAATGAATTCAAAGATGCACAAATTTCTCAAATAGAAAAAAGCGGCGGACATTTTATCGTTGAGATAAATGGCACAGTAATTTATTCAAAAAAAGATTTATTTAATTGCGAGGTGGACAGATTTCCTCATGAGGGAGAAATTGTTAAACTTATAAAAACAATGTAA
- a CDS encoding cation diffusion facilitator family transporter, with the protein MSLQKKATIIASFCAIFLAIIKFIVGFSSGSVAILASAIDSLVDFVISILNFLALKKASQKSNEKYNFGFSKIEALMGLFESAVILLIGIYIFYESVMKIYNQESITDLNLGIYIMVFALVVTFVLVLFLSYVAKKTQSLIVKSDCLHYKSDVLTNFLTLLALIIIYLTEFYIIDAIFGILVSFYIAFSAFKIMKKSLAFLMDKALSDEVVAWIQTCIQRHPEIISFHHLKTRQSPDKKYLSVHLVFCPIISLLNAHKIADDIEDKIRQNYKDDKWDIQIHLDPYDDSEEEGN; encoded by the coding sequence ATGAGTTTACAAAAAAAAGCAACAATAATTGCTAGTTTTTGTGCTATATTTTTAGCTATTATCAAATTTATAGTTGGATTTAGCTCAGGTTCTGTCGCTATACTTGCTAGTGCTATTGATTCTTTGGTAGATTTTGTAATTTCAATCTTAAATTTTTTAGCTTTGAAAAAAGCCTCACAAAAATCAAATGAAAAATATAATTTTGGATTTTCAAAAATAGAAGCTTTGATGGGCTTGTTTGAGAGTGCTGTAATTTTATTAATAGGTATTTATATTTTTTATGAAAGTGTGATGAAAATTTATAATCAAGAAAGTATAACAGATTTAAATTTAGGTATTTATATTATGGTTTTTGCCTTAGTTGTAACTTTTGTTTTGGTTTTATTTCTTTCTTATGTAGCTAAAAAAACACAAAGTTTGATTGTAAAATCTGATTGTTTGCACTATAAAAGTGATGTTTTGACAAATTTTCTTACTCTTTTAGCTTTAATAATTATTTATCTTACAGAATTTTATATTATTGATGCTATCTTTGGAATATTAGTAAGTTTTTATATAGCTTTTTCAGCATTTAAAATTATGAAAAAAAGTTTAGCTTTTTTAATGGATAAAGCTTTATCTGATGAAGTAGTAGCTTGGATACAAACTTGCATACAAAGACATCCTGAAATTATCAGTTTTCATCATTTAAAAACACGTCAAAGTCCTGATAAAAAATATCTTAGCGTGCATTTAGTGTTTTGTCCTATAATTTCCCTACTTAATGCACACAAAATTGCAGATGATATAGAAGATAAAATTAGACAAAATTATAAAGATGATAAGTGGGATATTCAAATTCATCTTGATCCTTATGATGATTCAGAAGAAGAGGGGAACTAA